CGAAAAGTGTCGGGGGATAGCAAGTCGAGCCATAAAGCAGCCGGGTATTGCTGTTTCAACCACGTTGTTTTACCCGTACCCCGCGGGCCAAACAGGAAATAACTGTCCGTTCGCGGCTTCAGTATTCTTGGTACTTGTATTTCCATATTACACCTCTTTTATGGAACTAGTGATTCCAATAATAGTATTATCGTTTTTATGGTTTTTGTCAAGAAGTATTTTTTGATCGCTGAATTCAGGCACGCAAGCTGCTGATTAGGTTTGTAAGTATGACATTTTGTTTCTTCAAATACTTTTCGATACCGTCGACGACTTCGGTGATCAGGTTTGGGTTTTTGTAAAGCCCGCTGCCCACCTGCACTGCTGATGCTCCGGAGATCAGCATCGCGATCGCATCCTCTGCTGATGCTATTCCCCCCACCCCGATGATCGGAATCTTCACGGTTTGCACGCACTCGTACACGCACCGTAACGCTATGGGGAATACTGCCGCACCGGACAGGCCAGCCATCACGTTCGCAATCCTCGGTTTCCGCGACTGAATATCCACCGCCATCCCGAGTAATGTGTTGATCACAACCACAGCATCCGCACCAGCGCGTTCCGCTGCACTGGCGATAAGTTTTATATCCGTAACGTTAGGCGATAGTTTCGCAAATATTGGTTTGCAGGTAACTTTTTTCACTGCAGCAATCACCGACGCGGTAAGTTTTTCATCCTGGCTGATAATACAATGCGACTTCGCGGTTTTCCCGACAGTACGTTTCGCTACGTTTGGACAGGAAAGGTTTAGTTCATATGCTGCCACTATCTCGCTTGTATCTCCATCATCTATCCGGCGGATAGTTTTTACATAATCCCCCGCGCAAGTTCCCGCGATGCTCACCACAATTTTGGTGCCCAACTTTTTGAGGACAGGTATGTATTCTTTAACAAACAATTCAACTCCAGGGTTTTCTAATCCGATAGAGTTCAGCATGCCCGCCGGTGTTTCGTATACCCGCGGTGTGGGATTACCCGACCGTGGTTCGTAAGTAATGGTTTTAGTTACAAACGCACCGAGTTTATCCCACGTGTGCAGTGTGTTATACTCCCCGCCGAACCCCGCGATCCCGCTGGCTATCATCACTGGGGATTTTAGCTTAAGTCCGGCAATAGTGGTTTCCAAAACGTTTTTTTTACTCATATATTTCACCATCCCAATATTTGTGTATCGAACACCGGCCCGTCATGGCAAACTGTTTTGTTAACGACAACGTTTTTATCACCCGCAACTTTTACTACGCACCCGCGGCACGCGCCAACGCCGCATGCCATACGTTCTTCCAAACTCGCATAGCACTTAATACCGTACCTATTTGCTATCTTTGCCACAGCTTTCATCATTACACTTGGCCCGCAGGTGTAAATCACAGCGTTACCCGCAGGATTTACTATTTTCTTAAGCGCGGATGATAATACAATCGTAGGTACCCCATGAAATCCTGTACTACCATCGTCTGTGCAGTAATTAAAACTACACTTCCCGCTACTTTTTTGTACACGCACAAGTTGACTCTTATTTCTCGCACCGGTGATAAAATTTATCTTTGTAACACTTCCGTGTTTCTGCAAATACTCGTTTAAATAATTCACTGATGCAGTACCCGTCCCGCCAGAAACAAGGAAAACTGTTTTCCCGGCTGCTGCGTTAATATCGTACCCGTTCCCTAACGGACCGAATAATTTTATTGTTGTTCCTGCGGGTTTACATACCAACAACCCGCTGCCCGTACCGACAGGCTTGACCAATAACACTATTGCGTTGCCGGACATCCCGTACACGCTGTAGGGACGCGGGAGAAAGGTTTCTTCGCCGCAGTCAATCATCAAGAACTGTCCCGGTAAAGGGTTGAGTATCGTTGTAGTTGGCTTTAGAGTTATCAGATAATCGCAATCATTAATTTTTCGGTTAGTTTTAACAACATATTTTGTATAGCTCAAGTTACTTTTTTTATCGCACTTATTATTTTTACGCATTGTGTATCACTCGTCTTACCTAACTCCTTGATTTATCTTTCCCTCTTTTGTCGTTAATGTATAATCTAAACAATTATAATAATAGTATAACAACAATTAACTTTTATATCAAGTATCGCTTTGACTTATCAGTAGGAATAGGTTAAAATAGTACACTAAATAATCTTGATAATCTGTTCAAGAAGAAATACTTTATAATAAGCTTAATTGCAATTTAAGGCGATGAACAACAAAACAATGATATTGCATAGCAAATGCTTCAAATCTACAAAGAAATTAATTGCATTAATAATCGCAATTGTTTTCTTTAATGGTTGTACCACTAGCTATTACTACAGTATCGATAGATTATATTACCCTTCTAAACAAATAGCGAAAGACACTCTATTCCCTATTAAGCTTCAAATTGGCCCCATAATCACTAGTAATGCAGATGTGTATGAATTGACTAATAACAACTATACCGTAAAATTTACACAAAACGATATTCAATATGGATTTAGGAAAATATTATTTAACGAACTTCGAGCAAACAGATTATTTGATGAAGTAGAATTAGTTAAAACTGTCACAGATACAAAAGGCGACGTTGGTATTATTCTTGTTAAGACAAACGATATATATAAAGTATTTTACGTTATTGATGCTTCT
The Elusimicrobiota bacterium genome window above contains:
- a CDS encoding dihydroorotate dehydrogenase; the protein is MSKKNVLETTIAGLKLKSPVMIASGIAGFGGEYNTLHTWDKLGAFVTKTITYEPRSGNPTPRVYETPAGMLNSIGLENPGVELFVKEYIPVLKKLGTKIVVSIAGTCAGDYVKTIRRIDDGDTSEIVAAYELNLSCPNVAKRTVGKTAKSHCIISQDEKLTASVIAAVKKVTCKPIFAKLSPNVTDIKLIASAAERAGADAVVVINTLLGMAVDIQSRKPRIANVMAGLSGAAVFPIALRCVYECVQTVKIPIIGVGGIASAEDAIAMLISGASAVQVGSGLYKNPNLITEVVDGIEKYLKKQNVILTNLISSLRA
- a CDS encoding dihydroorotate dehydrogenase electron transfer subunit; protein product: MRKNNKCDKKSNLSYTKYVVKTNRKINDCDYLITLKPTTTILNPLPGQFLMIDCGEETFLPRPYSVYGMSGNAIVLLVKPVGTGSGLLVCKPAGTTIKLFGPLGNGYDINAAAGKTVFLVSGGTGTASVNYLNEYLQKHGSVTKINFITGARNKSQLVRVQKSSGKCSFNYCTDDGSTGFHGVPTIVLSSALKKIVNPAGNAVIYTCGPSVMMKAVAKIANRYGIKCYASLEERMACGVGACRGCVVKVAGDKNVVVNKTVCHDGPVFDTQILGW